The following are encoded in a window of Pecten maximus chromosome 17, xPecMax1.1, whole genome shotgun sequence genomic DNA:
- the LOC117315256 gene encoding zinc finger MYM-type protein 3-like codes for MSKRNENTVKKTEGCIKRFQEWIQSPPRYDSRDVLQILPFELDTYIGGFLLSLQKNDGSNYKPDTLTSFHRGINRCLRENGYLVNILTSDLFSTSRQVLQSRRKELKQKGLGNRPNKAQPVSENEEEILWECGQHALLNTVWFNNTKRLGFGGCYENRQLKWGDIELKTDENGSEYLEFNEITTKTRGGNSTHVRSFNPKQFQNPEIKWRCPIEAYKLYAKHRPQAMNTPESPFYIAVNQNSTGGKWFKNEPVRRNKLGVMMKTMASNAGLTGKKTNQSLRKTLCTKLIHSGVAPTTIMQVSGHKNVNSVINYAVASLNQQREMCETLQNVKKSAISSSVTSTVSRRPMAETSHSQNLPAVTTCPREKEVQNLATGMFSGANIRGGTFNISFQISSQSKNTTSHSMSPPRKYRRIAQLPDSDSDD; via the coding sequence ATGagtaaaagaaatgaaaatactgTTAAGAAAACTGAGGGATGTATTAAAAGATTTCAAGAGTGGATTCAGTCTCCTCCTAGGTATGACAGCAGGGACGTTCTTCAGATTCTGCCATTTGAACTAGATACATACATTGGTGGTTTTTTGCTTTCTCTTCAGAAGAATGATGGTTCTAATTATAAACCTGATACCCTAACAAGCTTCCACAGGGGCATCAACCGCTGTCTGAGGGAAAATGGTTATCTTGTCAACATTCTAACCTCAGATTTGTTCAGCACAAGTCGACAGGTACTTCAATCTCGACGGAAAGAGTTAAAACAGAAAGGGCTTGGGAACCGACCCAATAAAGCGCAACCTGTCAGTGAAAATGAGGAGGAAATATTGTGGGAATGCGGTCAGCATGCTTTGCTGAACACAGTATGGTTCAATAACACTAAACGTTTGGGGTTCGGGGGATGTTATGAGAACAGACAATTGAAATGGGGAGACATAGAATTAAAAACAGATGAAAATGGGTCAGAATACCTAGAATTTAAcgaaataacaacaaaaacaagaggcGGAAACAGTACTCACGTAAGATCATTTAATCCGAAACAGTTTCAAAATCCTGAAATTAAGTGGCGATGTCCAATCGAAGCCTACAAATTGTACGCCAAGCACCGTCCTCAGGCCATGAATACACCGGAGTCTCCATTTTATATCGCTGTCAATCAgaacagcactggtggaaagTGGTTCAAAAACGAGCCAGTTAGAAGAAACAAACTCGgtgtaatgatgaaaacaatGGCAAGTAACGCCGGTCTTACtgggaaaaaaacaaaccaatcctTGAGAAAAACACTGTGTACAAAACTCATCCATTCCGGCGTTGCTCCTACGACTATTATGCAAGTATCTGGTCACAAAAACGTAAATAGTGTAATTAACTATGCCGTAGCTTCCTTAAACCAACAACGTGAAATGTGCGAAACTCTTCAAAACGTGAAGAAGTCTGCTATATCTTCCAGTGTAACATCCACAGTATCACGTAGGCCAATGGCGGAAACATCACACAGTCAAAACCTACCAGCCGTCACAACTTGTCCCCGTGAGAAAGAGGTGCAAAATCTTGCGACGGGAATGTTTTCTGGTGCAAATATCCGTGGAGGAACTTTCAATATCTCCTTTCAAATATCATCCCAGTCAAAAAATACCACATCTCACAGCATGTCACCTCCTCGTAAGTACAGACGCATAGCACAGCTACCCGACTCCGATTCTGATGACTGA
- the LOC117315966 gene encoding BTB/POZ domain-containing protein 6-like: protein MATQENQSEQDWQIGKSLIQCLDYLFTSGLACDVTFLVGEEKEKISAHKSILLSRSPVFFAMLEGDLAEKGFITVPDISSQAFSMFLRYLYTDEIKLTVDVVTPVLSAARKYMVDHLVTKCETFLKNSLSIENACVLLEQAHTFTEENLIKDCLSFISSSADTVLQLSSFTDLCGACVMSITESDDLAEDESDVYEAVIRWSEAECRRQGLKETDTNRREVLGDILYTVRFPIMDHAYFRRNVVVTDILSANETRDIIRCHEDFARFSCKFNKNKRPLKQIRVQNKESEGEYIENYVQYQY, encoded by the exons ATGGCAACCCAGGAAAACCAATCGGAACAAGACTGGCAGATTGGGAAATCATTGATCCAATGTCTGGATTACCTCTTCACCTCTGGTCTAGCTTGTGATGTGACGTTCCTGGTTGGAGAAGAAAAGGAGAAGATTTCTGCTCATAAAAGTATTCTTCTCAGCAGAAGTCCCGTGTTTTTTGCCATGCTGGAGGGGGACCTAGCAGAGAAAGGGTTTATTACCGTTCCGGATATTTCATCACAAGCGTTTTCGATGTTTTTGAG atATCTTTACACAGACGAAATAAAACTGACTGTTGATGTCGTCACTCCAGTGCTCTCGGCCGCCAGAAAATATATGGTGGATCATCTAGTCACGAAGTGTGAAACTTTCCTCAAGAATTCCCTCTCTATTGAAAACGCATGCGTTTTGTTGGAACAGGCCCATACCTTCACTGAAGAGAATCTAATAAAAGATTGTCTAAGTTTTATTTCGAGTTCAGCGGACACCGTTTTACAGTTATCTAGTTTCACTGACTTGTGTGGCGCATGCGTAATGAGCATCACAGAATCTGACGACCTGGCGGAAGATGAGAGCGATGTGTACGAGGCGGTGATTCGCTGGTCAGAGGCAGAATGTAGACGTCAGGGTCTAAAGGAGACGGACACAAACAGACGCGAAGTATTGGGGGACATCCTCTATACTGTCAGGTTCCCCATCATGGATCACGCGTACTTCAGACGGAATGTCGTCGTCACTGATATCCTCTCAGCCAACGAGACACGAGATATCATCCGCTGTCATGAAGATTTTGCACGATTTTCATGTAAATTCAATAAGAATAAACGGCCATTAAAACAAATACGTGTCCAAAACAAAGAGTCTGAAGGTgaatatatagaaaattatgTTCAATATCAATACTAA